A genomic region of Candidatus Poribacteria bacterium contains the following coding sequences:
- a CDS encoding DUF1449 family protein, producing the protein MKEFLTYFLASYNVWFTAPLTIVFIFALFRLAMGAVDFGDADADADVDADVDIDADVDIDADVDIDADVDVDADIDADADVAVDAGGQGFSFGDVFGFLNVGRVPLMVVLMSLFGTWGVAGLIANAFLNVPERPGWVWISCVIALFCCFVCTRYISLALSKLFPESERAISDVHLLGLSGRVISGQITTTFGTARVQVPEGPELTVSCRAKSDEATPVKGDTVILVNYDRTKRIFDVRKSEVD; encoded by the coding sequence ATGAAAGAATTCCTGACTTATTTCCTTGCCTCGTATAATGTCTGGTTTACGGCACCGTTAACTATTGTGTTCATATTTGCGCTCTTTCGACTTGCTATGGGAGCAGTGGACTTCGGTGATGCGGATGCCGATGCCGATGTAGATGCGGATGTAGATATAGACGCGGATGTAGATATAGATGCCGATGTGGATATAGATGCCGATGTAGACGTGGATGCTGATATAGATGCCGATGCGGATGTGGCTGTAGATGCGGGCGGGCAGGGTTTCTCTTTCGGCGACGTATTTGGGTTCCTGAATGTTGGGAGAGTCCCGTTGATGGTTGTGCTGATGTCGCTATTTGGGACATGGGGTGTTGCTGGACTTATTGCCAACGCATTCCTTAATGTTCCAGAAAGACCCGGGTGGGTTTGGATATCGTGTGTGATTGCTCTTTTCTGTTGTTTTGTCTGTACGCGCTATATATCTCTCGCCCTTTCAAAACTATTCCCTGAAAGTGAGAGAGCCATCAGCGATGTACACCTCCTCGGTTTAAGTGGACGCGTTATTAGTGGACAAATTACCACAACTTTTGGGACAGCTCGTGTCCAAGTTCCAGAGGGTCCGGAGTTAACGGTCAGTTGCCGTGCTAAATCCGATGAAGCCACTCCTGTCAAGGGAGATACTGTGATTCTCGTAAACTATGATCGCACAAAGCGGATCTTTGACGTGAGAAAGAGTGAAGTAGATTAG
- the smpB gene encoding SsrA-binding protein SmpB has product MKSAKDSATPMITLNRKARYDYHLRDRYEAGVVLQGTEVKAIRAGRLNLTDSYAQVTDGEVFLIDAHIGPYEHGNIANHEPKRKRKLLLNRREITKLERSIRSKGMTIVPTRAYFSNGRVKVELAVAMGKRLYDKRDKIEREATANEIRSYN; this is encoded by the coding sequence ATGAAAAGTGCCAAAGATTCTGCAACCCCAATGATTACCCTTAATCGCAAAGCGCGATATGACTATCACTTACGTGACCGGTATGAAGCGGGTGTCGTTTTGCAAGGCACTGAAGTGAAGGCGATTCGCGCAGGACGGCTTAACCTAACAGACAGTTACGCACAAGTAACTGACGGCGAGGTATTTCTGATTGATGCGCACATCGGTCCGTATGAACACGGAAATATCGCTAACCATGAACCAAAACGCAAGCGCAAACTCCTGCTAAATCGCCGAGAGATCACGAAACTTGAACGGTCAATCCGTTCAAAGGGGATGACGATCGTTCCGACGCGCGCGTATTTCAGCAACGGTAGAGTGAAGGTAGAATTGGCTGTTGCAATGGGTAAGCGGCTTTACGATAAACGCGATAAGATTGAACGTGAAGCAACCGCAAATGAAATCCGATCATACAATTAA
- a CDS encoding DUF4340 domain-containing protein: MKTKQLLILGGVFVLLLLVVLIFENPFGKSEHEKKVETATPLFPGFNKEEVAKIEIIAIDGTATLSKQDGTWIVASMDNYPADSEGIAELLTKVGEFKNTQRVSNNPEKQAEFEVDNTGVEAKLMDENDKLLAHLFVGKTTPGFLSSYVRPADSNDVYVAQGYLQSVFNKGTRTWKDRTIFDFSKGNVTELNISSPEEMVELRLDANGTWQMLKPETAAANTTEVDNLLTTLSGLNTDDFAEATSTLSDYGLDTPQSVIAATLNDGTTATLYIGKEEEGKLYVKRDDKETIFRLFKSNVDRLIKKSDTLKAEDPAPAVETE; this comes from the coding sequence ATGAAAACAAAACAACTTCTGATTTTAGGTGGCGTTTTTGTTTTGTTGCTACTCGTCGTCCTAATTTTTGAGAACCCGTTTGGGAAGAGCGAGCACGAAAAGAAAGTTGAGACAGCGACGCCCCTGTTTCCAGGTTTCAACAAAGAAGAGGTTGCGAAAATAGAAATCATCGCGATTGATGGAACGGCAACGCTCTCAAAACAAGACGGGACATGGATAGTCGCCTCAATGGACAACTACCCGGCGGATAGCGAAGGTATTGCCGAACTGCTGACCAAAGTCGGGGAATTCAAGAATACGCAGCGCGTCTCCAACAACCCGGAAAAACAGGCGGAATTCGAGGTGGATAATACCGGTGTCGAAGCGAAACTGATGGATGAAAACGATAAACTGTTGGCGCATCTGTTCGTCGGTAAAACAACCCCCGGCTTTCTGAGTAGTTACGTACGCCCAGCGGATTCCAACGATGTCTATGTCGCACAAGGCTACCTCCAATCCGTTTTTAACAAAGGCACGCGCACCTGGAAAGATCGGACCATCTTCGATTTTAGCAAGGGAAATGTTACCGAACTTAACATCTCTTCACCAGAGGAAATGGTCGAACTGCGTCTCGATGCAAACGGGACATGGCAGATGCTTAAACCTGAAACCGCTGCAGCCAATACAACTGAGGTTGACAACCTTCTTACAACCCTCAGCGGATTGAATACAGACGACTTCGCTGAAGCGACAAGCACGCTTTCCGATTACGGCTTAGATACACCACAGTCCGTTATAGCCGCTACGCTGAATGATGGCACAACGGCGACACTGTACATCGGAAAAGAGGAGGAGGGCAAACTTTACGTCAAACGCGACGACAAAGAGACCATCTTTAGACTCTTCAAATCAAATGTAGATAGGCTCATAAAAAAATCTGATACACTCAAAGCGGAGGATCCCGCGCCAGCAGTCGAGACCGAGTAG
- a CDS encoding SPFH domain-containing protein, with product MNPSMFVTIIGSVVALIVIFLLVYRSFYKKAPADAALVISGGRKKRVVFGGTLINPITNTHQLISLNTLQLPVERTGQGALITKDSLRVDIEAQFYVKIEPNEQDVLKAVASLGDKTLTPEAVNKLLEGKLVGVLRSVAATMALQELHEKRQEFSDQVQEACRDDLEQNGFKLESVAVTNLDQTPLDALDENNRFDVVAIQTIKQEVEDKQTQTARIEHENKVKREEDRLKAELEIKQREEETETEGLEVERRLEFAQEEQRKAIATNKAEQEREVEAHKLEQQQAVEEARIKQEEAVKSSEIMQKQRLETARIEQERQVEETEIAQKQAIEIARVQQEQTVQEAEIERNLSVETAKIEQERAVEETSIASRIVLVEKDREEKEAQAENAVQVSIKEKEREAALTELLEVSAQKARAEAAVSTAEAIEEAERQSKIELIRAEQEADEERIAKERNADAEAYAVIEAAKAALEAAELEAQAQRILAEALLVEAKAKADGEEASIAAKNQADSKVLVSDAILALVESLPEVTGELMKPAERIESIRVLDLGNGNGGGGMNRVLSSIVNAGAAVPLLKEIVGFSGLDTEKIARTVRDYASGLAVDAQVSSDGSPDAGLAVDAQVSSDDSPDAD from the coding sequence ATGAATCCCAGTATGTTTGTCACCATTATCGGCAGTGTTGTTGCGCTGATCGTTATTTTTCTGTTAGTCTATCGTTCGTTCTATAAAAAGGCACCCGCGGATGCGGCGTTAGTCATCTCTGGTGGACGCAAAAAACGCGTCGTCTTTGGTGGGACCCTTATTAACCCAATTACCAACACGCACCAACTCATTTCCTTAAATACGCTCCAGTTACCTGTTGAACGTACAGGACAAGGCGCGCTGATTACAAAAGACAGTTTACGGGTTGATATAGAGGCGCAATTCTATGTCAAGATTGAACCAAACGAACAAGATGTCCTCAAAGCTGTCGCAAGTCTCGGTGATAAAACCCTAACCCCGGAAGCAGTTAATAAACTCCTTGAAGGGAAACTTGTCGGGGTCCTACGAAGTGTCGCTGCAACTATGGCCCTCCAAGAACTGCACGAAAAACGCCAAGAATTTTCTGACCAAGTTCAGGAAGCCTGTCGCGATGATCTTGAGCAAAACGGCTTTAAATTAGAAAGCGTTGCTGTCACGAATCTTGACCAGACCCCGCTTGATGCGCTTGACGAGAATAACCGTTTTGATGTTGTGGCAATTCAGACGATCAAGCAAGAGGTTGAAGATAAGCAGACGCAAACGGCTCGGATTGAGCACGAAAACAAGGTGAAGCGTGAAGAGGATCGTCTCAAAGCCGAACTTGAGATTAAGCAGCGCGAGGAGGAGACGGAAACGGAAGGGTTAGAGGTTGAGAGACGGCTTGAGTTTGCACAAGAAGAGCAACGGAAAGCCATCGCTACGAACAAGGCAGAACAGGAACGCGAGGTTGAAGCGCACAAACTTGAGCAACAGCAGGCTGTTGAAGAAGCGCGCATCAAACAGGAAGAGGCGGTCAAGTCCTCGGAGATTATGCAGAAGCAGCGGTTAGAGACCGCTCGGATTGAACAGGAACGCCAAGTCGAAGAGACAGAAATTGCACAAAAGCAGGCAATCGAAATTGCACGTGTGCAACAAGAACAAACGGTTCAAGAAGCAGAAATCGAGCGTAATCTTTCTGTCGAAACTGCCAAGATTGAGCAGGAACGCGCTGTAGAGGAAACAAGCATCGCGAGTAGAATCGTTCTCGTTGAGAAAGATCGCGAGGAAAAAGAGGCGCAGGCCGAAAACGCAGTCCAGGTTTCAATCAAAGAGAAGGAACGTGAGGCGGCACTCACTGAACTCTTGGAGGTGAGTGCACAAAAGGCGAGAGCCGAAGCAGCTGTTTCAACAGCCGAAGCTATTGAGGAAGCGGAACGTCAAAGCAAAATCGAACTGATCCGTGCGGAGCAAGAAGCCGATGAGGAACGGATTGCCAAAGAACGCAATGCGGATGCAGAGGCATACGCTGTTATAGAAGCCGCCAAGGCAGCCCTTGAAGCCGCTGAACTTGAGGCGCAGGCACAGAGAATTCTTGCAGAGGCACTGCTCGTTGAAGCGAAAGCGAAGGCTGATGGTGAAGAGGCCTCTATTGCTGCGAAGAATCAGGCGGATTCAAAAGTTCTCGTGAGTGATGCTATATTGGCACTCGTGGAATCACTCCCTGAGGTGACAGGCGAATTGATGAAACCCGCAGAACGCATTGAAAGCATCCGGGTACTTGACCTCGGAAACGGCAATGGTGGCGGCGGTATGAACCGGGTTCTCAGTTCGATTGTCAACGCTGGGGCAGCCGTGCCCTTGCTCAAGGAGATTGTTGGATTCAGCGGTTTAGACACCGAAAAGATTGCCCGGACTGTTCGGGATTACGCTTCCGGATTGGCGGTGGATGCGCAAGTCAGTTCAGATGGTTCACCTGATGCCGGATTGGCGGTGGATGCGCAAGTCAGTTCAGATGATTCACCTGATGCCGATTAA
- a CDS encoding bifunctional nuclease family protein, whose translation MDTEKQTKTEVKVHFLSIDRGTGAPIVVLKEKEDSLNRILLIWIGESEAAAIQMHLENVELPRPMTHDLLKNMIQTLAAKVINVCVHSVEQLNNRWTFYAHITLEVNDKPIEVDCRPSDAIALALRCEVPIYIAENVIADHGFSEQELEKGEQHDPKDVLENLDDDTLKQYTV comes from the coding sequence ATGGATACTGAGAAACAGACGAAGACTGAAGTTAAAGTTCATTTTCTCTCTATTGATCGGGGGACAGGCGCGCCAATCGTAGTCCTGAAAGAGAAAGAGGACAGTCTAAACCGGATACTGCTAATTTGGATCGGCGAGTCGGAGGCGGCAGCTATTCAGATGCATTTGGAAAATGTAGAACTCCCGCGCCCGATGACACACGATTTGCTGAAAAATATGATTCAGACGCTTGCGGCAAAGGTCATAAATGTGTGTGTACACTCGGTTGAACAGTTGAATAACCGTTGGACGTTCTATGCACACATCACTTTGGAAGTGAATGATAAGCCGATTGAAGTAGATTGCCGTCCCAGTGATGCTATTGCACTTGCGTTGCGCTGCGAAGTACCTATCTATATTGCCGAAAACGTGATTGCAGACCATGGATTCTCTGAACAAGAACTCGAGAAGGGCGAGCAGCACGACCCGAAAGATGTTTTAGAGAATTTAGATGACGACACGCTAAAGCAGTATACGGTCTAA
- the dcm gene encoding DNA (cytosine-5-)-methyltransferase → MASEAIKTTVELFAGIGGFRLAAAQKSLQTLWANDICPKACQVYRSQFGDAEIRQGDIRELTHEIPSHDLLTAGFPCQPFSSAGQKRGFRDPRGLLFSVIVEVLRTHRPRYFILENVKRLLLMEKGVHFATVLSALTELGYHIEWRLVNTRHFGLAQNRERVLILGSLDVKDNYPTIRLASLEDLCDGLESDFRWGTDMSNWVAIEKHHRKFANWGLAFRQRFFACDLEYFSEAKPSVTLRSVLQSTVDSTFDFTESTLQRLEESTRINRLLDGVQLLYNQKRGARMGYTVFGIDGIAPTLTAATSRHYERYKVGDRYRRLTNIEYARLQGFPDDHCSAVSIYNQYALYGNAVPPVLASWVLDKILENRVTSLENVKGQQLHLFQEPIIYADKSGIA, encoded by the coding sequence ATGGCTTCTGAAGCGATTAAGACAACAGTTGAACTCTTTGCAGGGATAGGTGGATTTCGTTTAGCTGCTGCCCAGAAAAGTCTTCAGACGTTGTGGGCAAATGATATTTGTCCAAAAGCCTGTCAAGTCTATCGGAGTCAATTTGGCGATGCTGAAATTCGTCAAGGCGATATTCGGGAATTGACACATGAGATTCCTTCGCATGATCTGCTCACTGCCGGTTTTCCTTGTCAACCGTTCAGTAGTGCTGGACAAAAAAGGGGTTTTCGCGACCCAAGAGGACTACTCTTCTCTGTTATTGTGGAGGTTTTAAGAACACATCGTCCGCGCTATTTCATTTTAGAAAATGTCAAACGTCTGCTTTTAATGGAAAAGGGGGTCCATTTTGCAACAGTGCTTTCTGCACTCACAGAACTCGGTTATCATATTGAATGGCGTTTAGTCAATACGAGACACTTCGGTTTGGCACAGAACCGAGAGCGTGTGCTTATATTAGGTTCTTTAGATGTAAAGGATAATTATCCTACAATCAGGCTTGCAAGTTTAGAAGATCTTTGTGATGGTTTGGAAAGCGATTTTCGTTGGGGCACGGATATGTCAAACTGGGTTGCGATTGAAAAGCACCACCGAAAATTTGCCAATTGGGGTTTAGCATTTCGTCAACGTTTTTTTGCCTGTGACTTGGAATACTTCTCGGAAGCGAAGCCATCTGTAACACTACGTAGCGTTCTGCAATCTACTGTTGACTCAACCTTTGATTTTACCGAGAGTACGCTCCAACGTTTAGAAGAAAGCACGCGGATTAATAGACTTCTTGATGGTGTTCAACTCCTCTATAATCAGAAGAGAGGGGCTCGCATGGGGTATACAGTATTTGGTATTGATGGAATTGCACCAACACTTACAGCGGCTACCAGTCGACATTATGAACGTTACAAAGTGGGAGATCGATATCGTCGCTTAACAAATATAGAATATGCGCGTCTACAAGGTTTTCCTGATGATCACTGTTCTGCGGTTTCCATCTATAATCAGTATGCCTTATATGGTAACGCTGTTCCGCCTGTATTGGCAAGTTGGGTGCTTGATAAGATTTTAGAGAATCGTGTGACCTCGTTAGAAAACGTTAAAGGACAACAACTCCACCTGTTTCAGGAGCCGATAATTTATGCTGACAAAAGCGGAATTGCGTAA
- a CDS encoding D-aminoacylase — translation MHDLIIRNGTVIDGTGNPGVKADVAINGERITTVGDVSEAAYETIDATGRLVTPGFIDTHTHMDAQFMWDPLGTPACWHGITTLVLGSCGVSFAPVKQTDHKVLAKVLESVEGIPAESIMSSLCWDWETFGEYYDALDACPKGVNVCGMIGHAATRYHAMGEESLERDRNPTPDEMQTMQAAIDEAMEAGALGFSTSRTLTHKTSEGIPIPGTFAHLDELVALAQAVGRHNKGVFQWAPGFGEYENYPTTEYPETRKEIHRIAEVNRQGGCPVIFSAFTHEAVPTIQTLYLGWLDEERANGAQARPMVSSRVNTVMVGLCNWMPIRDASAWRELYSLSYPERLTAIQDEKTRAKLLDVSPESDERLGKMLYRFGPMECEYVRKPENLLRNIAKENNERPIETIVRLFCETGGRQLFAFATNNHNLSHVEEVVRYRDTLLGLGDAGAHVNAICDASLSTHALTYWHGERQLFSLEETVRRLTSDGAEAFGIPERGLLKPGYYADVNVIDADNLRMEIPEFVYDLPVGAGRWTQRAQGYDYTLVNGKVVVENDNHTGRLIGKLIRI, via the coding sequence GTGCATGATCTCATCATTCGTAACGGAACCGTCATTGATGGCACGGGTAACCCGGGTGTCAAAGCCGATGTTGCCATCAACGGTGAACGGATCACAACTGTAGGTGATGTGTCTGAAGCCGCTTACGAGACGATTGATGCCACCGGTAGACTCGTCACGCCGGGGTTCATAGATACCCATACACACATGGACGCGCAATTCATGTGGGATCCGCTCGGCACACCTGCGTGTTGGCACGGTATCACTACGCTCGTTCTTGGAAGTTGTGGTGTGAGCTTTGCACCTGTCAAGCAAACCGACCATAAGGTTTTGGCGAAAGTGCTTGAGAGCGTTGAAGGTATTCCTGCGGAAAGTATCATGTCGAGTCTTTGTTGGGATTGGGAGACCTTTGGGGAGTACTACGATGCCTTGGACGCATGCCCAAAAGGTGTGAATGTCTGTGGTATGATTGGGCACGCAGCGACCCGTTACCACGCGATGGGTGAAGAGAGCCTGGAAAGAGACCGGAACCCAACCCCTGATGAGATGCAAACGATGCAGGCTGCTATTGATGAAGCCATGGAAGCGGGCGCACTCGGATTCTCCACTTCTCGGACCCTTACTCACAAAACCTCTGAAGGCATTCCTATTCCTGGGACTTTCGCACATCTTGATGAACTCGTCGCACTCGCGCAAGCCGTAGGCAGGCACAACAAAGGTGTTTTCCAATGGGCACCTGGCTTCGGTGAATATGAAAATTACCCGACGACAGAGTATCCAGAGACCCGAAAGGAGATTCACCGCATCGCCGAGGTAAACCGGCAGGGTGGATGTCCTGTCATCTTCAGTGCATTCACACATGAAGCCGTGCCGACGATTCAGACACTTTATTTAGGCTGGCTTGATGAAGAACGGGCTAACGGCGCACAAGCGCGGCCGATGGTGTCTTCCCGCGTCAACACTGTAATGGTTGGACTTTGCAATTGGATGCCGATTCGCGATGCCAGTGCATGGCGTGAGTTATACAGCCTCTCGTATCCTGAGCGACTCACAGCGATTCAAGATGAAAAAACGCGTGCGAAGCTCCTGGACGTTTCTCCAGAGAGTGATGAACGTCTCGGTAAAATGCTATATCGTTTTGGACCGATGGAATGCGAGTATGTCCGTAAACCGGAAAATCTATTGCGCAATATTGCCAAGGAAAACAACGAACGTCCGATAGAGACGATTGTCCGATTGTTCTGCGAAACCGGTGGACGACAACTCTTCGCTTTCGCAACAAACAATCATAACCTTTCACATGTTGAAGAAGTTGTACGCTACCGAGATACCCTCCTCGGTCTCGGTGACGCAGGTGCGCATGTCAACGCAATCTGTGATGCTTCCCTCTCAACGCACGCATTAACATATTGGCACGGTGAACGGCAGTTATTCTCTCTTGAAGAGACCGTCCGGCGGTTGACTTCCGATGGCGCAGAAGCCTTCGGAATTCCTGAACGCGGGCTCCTAAAGCCGGGCTACTATGCCGATGTCAATGTGATTGATGCAGATAACCTCCGCATGGAAATCCCTGAATTTGTTTATGATTTACCTGTTGGGGCAGGACGTTGGACGCAGCGAGCGCAGGGGTACGACTACACCCTTGTGAATGGTAAGGTCGTCGTTGAGAATGACAATCATACAGGTCGTCTCATTGGAAAATTAATCAGGATTTAA
- a CDS encoding SIMPL domain-containing protein (The SIMPL domain is named for its presence in mouse protein SIMPL (signalling molecule that associates with mouse pelle-like kinase). Bacterial member BP26, from Brucella, was shown to assemble into a channel-like structure, while YggE from E. coli has been associated with resistance to oxidative stress.), which produces MDKFKCLCLGFSSLLAIILTGCDPQIISPIVPSPESRSIHVNGSGSVTGEPDIATLYLGVSVEKASVEEAREIAASAMTAVIASLKANDIAENDIQTENFSIYPQYDYTDEGRVLRGYTVNNTVSATARELESLSDIIDDAIGAGGDIVVVNSIQFMIEDPTPLQSQARALAVKNAEAKAKTLAEASGVILGKPITITETTRTAGPPIAFAEAAEFAADEARSSTPIQAGELTVTINVSIAYEIE; this is translated from the coding sequence ATGGATAAATTTAAATGCTTGTGTTTAGGTTTTAGTTCGCTACTCGCCATAATCCTCACCGGATGTGATCCACAAATCATATCACCAATAGTTCCATCACCGGAGAGCAGGAGCATCCACGTTAACGGAAGCGGTTCGGTCACAGGTGAACCGGATATAGCAACGCTCTATTTAGGCGTGTCTGTTGAGAAAGCATCGGTCGAAGAAGCGCGCGAGATAGCCGCAAGCGCAATGACAGCAGTAATTGCGTCTCTGAAAGCCAACGACATCGCTGAAAACGATATTCAAACTGAGAATTTCAGTATCTACCCGCAGTACGACTATACGGATGAAGGACGCGTGCTCCGCGGCTACACGGTCAATAACACTGTCAGTGCTACGGCGCGAGAACTCGAAAGCCTCAGCGATATAATTGATGATGCCATTGGAGCCGGTGGAGACATTGTCGTTGTAAATTCGATCCAATTTATGATTGAGGACCCCACACCTTTACAATCACAAGCGCGTGCCTTAGCAGTGAAGAACGCCGAAGCGAAGGCGAAAACTTTAGCAGAAGCGAGTGGTGTTATCCTCGGAAAACCGATTACTATCACAGAGACGACGCGTACTGCGGGACCTCCGATTGCTTTTGCTGAGGCTGCTGAATTTGCTGCCGACGAGGCACGTAGCTCCACCCCTATCCAAGCTGGCGAACTCACCGTTACTATTAACGTCAGCATAGCTTACGAGATTGAATAG
- a CDS encoding Gldg family protein, producing MVNKRITHGGNTLAFVAIILGILVLINFLSTRRFVRTDLTEDKRYTISKATKDVLRALDDIVTITVYFSTSPAEVAQVGRNVRDMLDEYKAFSKNLQIDFVNPANFDDAQKQELRFKGIPEVQINVMKKDKAEIANVYMGVSIGYSGKEEALPVVQSTANLEYDLTSTILKVTTKEAKTVGFLTGHGEFDINDQNYQQFRQLLDKNGKGQYNVTSVSLQGGTAVDDTVTTLVIAGAKQPLTEREKYELDQFIMRGGRAIFLVDPIQLQPGTMQATPLSTGLNDLLEHYGAKLGNNLLIDRKFHDNARFQQGFMTVFQPYPYFVQIRKPNFSAEHAVTNQLETLTLPWTSSLEIITKEGITATTLAKTSEFGQTLQGYYNLMPNFPIPDTQTQAYPVAIGLEGTFKSFYADKEIPPAASDNAMSAEDGESATSVQTDPARTTITESAQTQIVVVGNAQFLTQMRPDGVNFFLNTVDWLTLGDALIGIRSQTITNRPLRDASEIEKNLIKYLCIAGIPLIVIIFGLLRYFLKSRAKRMVETFSTRSMSTD from the coding sequence TTGGTTAATAAACGGATCACACACGGTGGCAACACCCTCGCCTTTGTAGCAATCATCCTCGGTATTCTCGTGTTGATTAATTTTCTATCAACACGCCGTTTTGTTCGGACTGATCTCACTGAGGACAAACGCTATACCATCTCGAAAGCAACCAAAGATGTGTTGCGAGCATTAGATGATATTGTTACAATCACTGTTTACTTCTCTACATCGCCAGCTGAAGTCGCGCAAGTCGGACGTAATGTGAGAGATATGCTCGACGAATACAAGGCATTCTCAAAAAATCTTCAGATCGATTTTGTGAACCCAGCAAACTTTGACGATGCCCAGAAACAGGAACTCCGTTTCAAGGGCATCCCCGAAGTGCAAATCAACGTTATGAAAAAAGACAAAGCGGAAATCGCTAACGTCTATATGGGTGTTTCAATCGGTTACAGCGGTAAAGAGGAGGCTTTGCCGGTTGTGCAATCAACAGCGAATCTTGAATATGACCTTACCTCCACTATCCTTAAAGTCACTACAAAAGAGGCAAAAACGGTCGGATTTTTGACGGGGCACGGTGAATTTGATATCAACGATCAAAACTATCAGCAGTTCCGCCAACTCTTGGATAAAAACGGAAAAGGACAATATAATGTCACCTCTGTCAGTCTGCAAGGTGGAACAGCGGTTGATGATACTGTCACGACGCTGGTCATCGCTGGCGCGAAGCAACCCTTGACAGAACGCGAGAAATATGAGCTTGACCAGTTTATCATGCGTGGTGGCAGAGCGATCTTCTTAGTTGATCCGATTCAGCTCCAACCGGGTACAATGCAAGCGACACCGCTGAGCACAGGACTCAATGACCTCTTGGAACATTACGGAGCCAAACTCGGTAATAATCTGCTTATTGATAGAAAATTCCACGACAACGCTCGGTTCCAACAAGGTTTTATGACAGTTTTTCAACCGTATCCGTATTTTGTCCAAATCAGAAAACCGAATTTCTCGGCAGAACACGCGGTTACGAACCAGTTAGAGACATTGACGTTACCTTGGACGAGTTCCTTAGAGATCATAACCAAAGAAGGCATCACAGCAACGACGTTAGCGAAAACAAGCGAATTCGGACAGACGCTTCAAGGTTATTATAACCTTATGCCGAATTTTCCGATCCCCGATACACAGACACAAGCCTATCCTGTCGCTATCGGATTGGAAGGAACATTCAAAAGTTTCTACGCCGATAAAGAGATCCCGCCAGCCGCAAGCGACAATGCTATGAGTGCAGAGGACGGCGAATCCGCCACCTCAGTACAAACAGACCCAGCACGAACCACTATAACCGAAAGTGCACAGACACAAATTGTTGTGGTAGGCAACGCACAATTTCTAACACAGATGCGCCCCGACGGTGTTAACTTTTTCTTAAACACTGTAGATTGGCTGACGCTTGGCGATGCTCTCATCGGTATTCGCTCACAAACGATCACAAATCGACCACTCCGCGATGCTTCTGAAATCGAGAAAAACCTAATTAAATATCTGTGTATTGCAGGTATCCCGCTGATAGTTATCATCTTCGGACTTCTGCGATATTTCTTAAAAAGTCGAGCCAAAAGGATGGTAGAAACCTTTAGCACGCGATCTATGAGTACGGATTAA